A genomic segment from Nicotiana tabacum cultivar K326 chromosome 9, ASM71507v2, whole genome shotgun sequence encodes:
- the LOC107826426 gene encoding importin subunit alpha-1a-like: protein MPVGKLRSATVAVKIRKIRKTKRETPKRPVEAAWVLTSAFGGSSTLAIDHLLEPIFQKLYTNQDDSAWILVLIFSFHLADIFDVVEYGLVEVLVNLLDSPDESLCEKAVLVVEDIVACNCDCVLNHGALTPLLKKLKEVTLAVCSLLELLRSDDDEVLTNVCCALSYCIGLHGIIQHHNNWDIYDRLHESRSVIIPFLKILVKIVDGKKFNPAYLDCLVMLLDNHNEDADVVTNICSIIYEIIECGNLEAVIAAGFIESLVNLLQTLKAGESDPYQVDKIIYVVAATINIVIANENDTQINFRYLVESSCIEVLLDVIASRCSKKFMRNNVAMVEKILEVGAKYVQSIKLCSPD, encoded by the exons ATGCCTGTTGGTAAATTAAGAAGTGCTACTGTGGCTGTTAAGATCCGAAAGATCCGAAAGACGAAGCGAGAAACTCCGAAGCGTCCG GTTGAAGCTGCTTGGGTTCTCACCAGTGCTTTTGGTGGCTCCTCGACTCTTGCGATTGACCATTTGTTGGAGCCAATATTTCAAAAACTGTATACCAATCAG GATGATTCTGCTTGGATTCTCGTACTCATTTTCTCTTTCCACCTCGCCGATATATTTGATGTGGTTGAATATGGGCTGGTGGAAGTTCTTGTAAATCTTCTGGACTCTCCAGATGAAAGTCTTTGTGAGAAG GCTGTGCTGGTAGTGGAAGACATTGTTGCCTGTAATTGTGATTGTGTTCTTAACCATGGTGCTTTGACTCCTTTGCTGAAAAAGTTAAAGGAG GTTACTCTAGCAGTTTGTTCTCTTTTAGAGCTTCTTCGTTCAGATGATGATGAGGTGCTAACAAATGTATGTTGTGCACTTTCTTACTGTATTGGTCTACATGGCATTATCCAACACCACAATAACTGGGATATTTATGACCGACT GCACGAGTCTCGTTCAGTAATAATCCCCTTCCTTAAAATACTTGTAAAGATTGTTGATGGAAAAAAG TTCAATCCCGCATACCTTGATTGCCTGGTGATGTTGCTTGATAACCACAACGAGGACGCAGATGTGGTCACCAACATTTGCAGCATTATCTATGAGATTATAGAGTGTGGAAATTTAGAG GCTGTGATTGCGGCTGGATTTATAGAAAGTCTGGTCAATTTGCTTCAAACTCTGAAGGCAGGTGAGTCAGACCCTTATCAAGTAGACAAAATCATTTATGTTGTTGCCGCAACAATTAATATTGTTATTGCCAATGAGAATGATACTCAAATCAA CTTTAGGTACTTGGTGGAATCCTCCTGCATAGAGGTTCTGCTTGATGTTATTGCTTCACGCTGTAGTAAAAAATTTATGAGGAACAATGTTGCTATGGTAGAGAAAATCTTGGAGGTTGGGGCAAAATATGTTCAATCTATTAAACTATGCTCGCCGGATTGA